One genomic region from Euzebya tangerina encodes:
- a CDS encoding MIP/aquaporin family protein, with protein MDEYRLWQKLTAEVLGTAFLVFVGVGSVPATLIVGGDAAFTMSELGMISLAFGTIVVATVYAFGHISGNHINPAVTLGLAITGKFPWRSVPSYLGAQVLGAVIGSLAIIGVLGMEAVDLGLGVASYGDIPAIQAFTAEFVGTFILVLVVFGAIHAKAPAGFAGLAIGLVVFAAIIPVAPATGAAINPARTTGPMIIQSLFGDGVMWEQWPVYVAAECLAGVMAGIIYVAISTTSADTASEAMTDAKEQAA; from the coding sequence ATGGACGAGTACCGACTGTGGCAGAAGCTGACAGCGGAGGTGTTGGGCACCGCCTTCCTGGTCTTCGTGGGGGTCGGATCGGTGCCGGCAACCCTGATCGTGGGGGGTGACGCGGCCTTCACGATGTCCGAGCTCGGCATGATCTCCTTGGCGTTCGGCACCATCGTGGTCGCCACCGTGTACGCCTTCGGGCACATCTCCGGCAACCACATCAACCCGGCCGTCACCCTGGGCCTGGCGATCACGGGCAAGTTCCCGTGGCGGAGTGTCCCCAGCTACCTCGGCGCACAGGTGCTGGGCGCGGTCATCGGCTCGTTGGCCATCATCGGCGTGCTGGGGATGGAGGCGGTCGATCTCGGCCTCGGCGTCGCCAGCTATGGCGACATCCCCGCCATCCAGGCCTTCACCGCGGAGTTCGTCGGCACCTTCATCCTCGTCCTGGTCGTGTTCGGCGCCATCCACGCCAAGGCACCTGCTGGGTTCGCAGGCCTCGCGATCGGGTTGGTCGTGTTCGCGGCCATCATCCCGGTGGCGCCGGCCACCGGTGCCGCGATCAACCCGGCACGGACCACCGGCCCGATGATCATCCAGAGCCTCTTCGGTGATGGGGTGATGTGGGAGCAGTGGCCCGTCTACGTGGCGGCCGAGTGCTTGGCCGGCGTCATGGCTGGAATCATCTACGTGGCGATCTCGACCACATCCGCCGACACCGCCTCCGAGGCCATGACCGACGCGAAGGAGCAGGCAGCATGA
- the dhaK gene encoding dihydroxyacetone kinase subunit DhaK, with the protein MKKLINDPEQVVADALKGVEAAHPDLAVDHEHKVIHRADAPREGKVGLVSGGGSGHEPLHGGFVGPGMLDAACAGEVFTSPTPDQMVAATKLVDGGAGVLHIVKNYTGDVMNFEMAAELAAADGDIEVVAVVTDDDVAVQDSLYTAGRRGVGVTVLLEKIVGAAAEEGQDLQSVADLARRVNAAGRSMGMALTSCVVPAAGEPTFDLPEDEMEIGIGIHGEPGRRRVPVAPASAIAAELLDPVVEDLPLTGGDRVIAMLNGMGGTPLLELYLMYGEIAALLDARDIAVERSLVGNYITSLEMAGCSLTLLKVDDEMLRLWDAPVNTPGLRWGV; encoded by the coding sequence ATGAAGAAGCTCATCAACGACCCCGAGCAGGTCGTAGCCGACGCCCTCAAGGGTGTGGAGGCCGCGCATCCCGATCTGGCCGTCGATCACGAGCACAAGGTGATCCACCGAGCCGACGCACCCCGTGAGGGGAAGGTGGGACTGGTCTCCGGCGGCGGCTCCGGCCACGAGCCGCTCCACGGCGGCTTCGTCGGACCGGGCATGCTCGACGCCGCCTGCGCCGGAGAGGTCTTCACCTCCCCGACGCCGGACCAGATGGTCGCCGCCACCAAGCTGGTCGACGGCGGCGCCGGCGTGCTCCACATCGTCAAGAACTACACCGGCGACGTCATGAACTTCGAGATGGCCGCCGAACTCGCGGCCGCGGACGGGGACATCGAGGTCGTGGCGGTGGTGACCGATGACGACGTCGCCGTCCAGGACAGCCTCTACACCGCGGGTCGTCGCGGGGTGGGGGTGACCGTCCTGCTCGAGAAGATCGTCGGCGCCGCGGCAGAGGAGGGACAGGACCTCCAGTCGGTTGCCGACCTGGCACGGCGTGTCAACGCGGCGGGCCGGTCCATGGGGATGGCCCTGACCTCGTGCGTCGTCCCCGCAGCAGGCGAGCCGACCTTCGATCTCCCCGAGGACGAGATGGAGATCGGCATCGGGATCCACGGCGAGCCCGGCCGGCGGCGGGTACCCGTCGCGCCCGCCAGCGCGATCGCAGCCGAGCTCCTCGACCCCGTCGTCGAGGACCTGCCACTCACGGGCGGGGACCGCGTCATCGCCATGCTCAACGGGATGGGCGGCACGCCACTGCTGGAGCTCTACCTCATGTACGGCGAGATCGCGGCACTGCTCGACGCCCGGGACATCGCCGTGGAGCGGTCGTTGGTGGGCAACTACATCACCTCCTTGGAGATGGCCGGGTGCTCGCTCACACTCCTGAAGGTGGACGACGAGATGCTGCGCCTGTGGGACGCACCGGTGAACACACCGGGTCTGCGGTGGGGGGTGTAG
- a CDS encoding IclR family transcriptional regulator, giving the protein MIQSIDRAAQVLQSLAGARRLGITEIGERLNLPPSTVHGIVKSLAMHGLVAKEPGGSWYMLGPALLRLSNVFLDTHEVRLRSLRWVDELSRRTGHAIRVGVELFDDVMVVHHATRSDGSQQMAETGISIPAHACAMGKVLMAYDVARVEADPADPGREAEPLRRLTNTTVTDPGELRAELDKVQQTGLAFEREESVIGDSGMAVPLVDRRDQVVAALAVVIPESQWPDRPQLDEVIDDLREAARGISRELGASRWPPPVDDGASG; this is encoded by the coding sequence GTGATCCAGTCCATCGACCGCGCGGCGCAGGTGCTGCAGTCCCTGGCCGGTGCGCGTCGGCTGGGCATCACCGAGATCGGTGAGCGGTTGAATCTGCCGCCATCCACCGTGCACGGGATCGTCAAGTCACTGGCGATGCACGGGTTGGTGGCCAAGGAGCCGGGGGGATCGTGGTACATGCTGGGCCCGGCCCTGCTGCGACTGTCGAACGTGTTCCTGGACACCCACGAGGTCCGGCTCCGATCGCTCCGCTGGGTCGATGAGTTGTCACGCCGTACCGGTCATGCCATCCGGGTCGGGGTCGAGTTGTTCGACGATGTGATGGTGGTCCACCACGCGACACGCTCCGACGGCAGCCAGCAGATGGCCGAGACGGGGATCTCGATTCCGGCCCACGCCTGCGCCATGGGCAAGGTGCTGATGGCCTATGACGTGGCGCGGGTCGAGGCGGACCCTGCGGACCCTGGGCGGGAGGCCGAACCCCTTCGGCGCTTGACCAACACCACGGTCACCGACCCGGGCGAGCTGCGCGCCGAGCTGGACAAGGTGCAGCAGACGGGCCTGGCCTTCGAGCGTGAGGAGTCCGTCATCGGCGACTCCGGCATGGCGGTCCCGCTGGTCGATCGCCGCGACCAGGTCGTGGCGGCGCTGGCCGTCGTGATCCCGGAGAGCCAGTGGCCTGATCGGCCCCAGCTCGACGAGGTGATCGATGACCTCCGCGAGGCGGCGCGGGGCATCTCCCGCGAGTTGGGCGCCAGTCGGTGGCCACCGCCCGTGGACGACGGTGCGTCAGGGTGA